Genomic segment of Fibrobacter sp.:
GGTATCGGAAGAGAGTGAATCGTCGTCGAGCACAAAAGCCTTTACCTCTTTCATCCCCGGTGTTAAATAAGAATGGCTGAACAGATTACTCTTTTTAAACTCAAATGGTTCACCATCTTCCCATGAAACAGCAAATCTTTTGATTAATCCGTTTTGATCCGTTCCGGTCAATTCATATTGAACCGTATCCATGTACCAGACTGAATCTGGAAAACTGTGTTTGATTGAAGGTTTTCCGGAAAGTACAAGAATTGAAAATGTAACAGTATCGGATACCTGTTCCTCATCATCTACTACGTACACGCGTACATTTTTCAGTCCTTCAGTACTGAAACTGTGATTGAAAGTAGAATCTTCAGAATATTGGAACGATCCCTCTTCCCATTGGATATAATAGCCGGAAATATCCCCGTTGACATCGAAGGCTGTGATGTGGTATGTGGTATCATCATATATCCAGCATGTGTCCGGTTTGACAGATTCCACAACCGGTACCCCGGATGACACATTTATAGAATCAGAGGCAAAAACATATTCTGATTTCTGTCCATCCTCATCGATTACCGCTGCTTTAATCGCGAATTTCCCGATTTCAGAGATTTCAATATTAAAACTGGTATCTATTGATTGGTTTGCTTTTACCTGGAAGACATTATCCATCACTCCATCAATCCCGATCGCAACCTGTTTTACTACACCATTGGAATCTGCCGCTTTAACGCGGACAGTAACAGGATCCCCGACATAAACGACCTTCGGAGAGAAACTCACAGACTTGACCTGTGGACTTCCCGGGATAACCTTGATTTTTACTTCAGCAAGAACATGGGCAGTATCTCCGTTTTCACTTCTGCATCCTACTGTAATCCGGTTTACACCTGTATCACTGAAAGCTGAATCAAACAGGCCCTGATCTGTTGTGCGGTCCCAAACCCCGTCATCATCAAAATCCCAGAGATATTCTGCTACTGGAGAAGAGCCGTCTCCGTCAACAGCCGGAACAAGAATCTTCACAGTATCTTTTATATAGACTGTTGTATCAATCAAGGGACGAATAAAATACGGTCCATCAGCATATACATCAACGTAAATTGAGGCTGTATCCGATATAAACCCATCATTGTCAACGGCCCAGGCCTTGATGACTTTTTTACCGGGGGTAAGAAATCTGACAGACCACTTCTTCACCCCTCCAGTACTGTATGCCGAGTCATCATCTGATATCCTGTAAAAAATGTCTTTTATCACACCACTGTCATTACTGTCACCTGCACGCACTGAAAGCTGCAGATCCCGACTCATAGAGATCGTCGTGTCACCAGTTATAAAAGTACAGTAAGGACGGAATTTTCTTATATAGACAGATTTCTGAATGCTGTAGGTGGAATCTGTCCCCACCAAAGCTGAAACCAGGATTGTAAACGGGGGTTGTGAATCGTTGAAAAACAGTTCAAGAGTGTTGGAACTGATACTGGTTTTGATTGAATCAAAGATACTGTCAGGAATTACATTCCAGAAATAGGAGATGCCGGTGTCTTTCAGGGCCTTTTTGCCGCGAACTGCTTCTATCTCCCACTTCGCCCATTTACCAACCATAATAGTATCAGGAAATTTTCCTGCAACAGGCTTCAGTCCGTATTCAAATGCTGAGATATTTACAAATAATGTTTCAGGATCACTCAGCATTCCATACTTGTTTGATCCCCTGAGAATTACTGTGTCAATTCCCGGATCAGTAAATGTAAATGTCAGCGCATCGATGGTGCTTATCTTCCGGTTCTGCTGCTTTATTATCCAGTGCAATGAATCACAGTCTGATTTCTGAACAGTGAAAGTAAAACTCTGTCCTGCAGGCACTGTTAAGGTCTTCAGGGGAAATGATGCCTTTGGCGGTCTGGAAAGAAACAGAATTTCCATGGTATCAGTGTTAATTGAGTTCCCCAGAGAATCTTTAACCACCGCATAAACATCCAGTGTTCCTGCCGTATCACATTTTAAGCTTAATGTTTCTTTTCCTTCTGTCCGGGCTGCGAATCTGTTACCGGCATACCATTCAACTGTCAATGCCCTGCCAGCTACAGATGAGATGCTGACAGATACTGAGCTGCCTGCGATTGCGGTTGTCTCTCCGCTGAGCCTGAACTGGTTTTTAACAATTACAGGAAGAGTGCATGTATCTTTCAGTTCGTTAGGTCTGGTACCGATCAACCGAACCGATCCTTTGAACGGCGCGGTGAACACCACTACCATCTGTGAATCATTGAATGTTTCCCGGAGAAAGGATGTATCGAAACGATTCCCGGGTTCAGTCTGAAAATCAATTGAGGCAAATGTGTCTTTGTCTGTAATGTACATAAGAGTACATGGGGCAAGAACCGGAAAGGTATCCTGTGGTGAGATCCACTGTGCCTCAATAGAATAATAGCCGTTATAGTCGCTTAGAAGAGGCGACTCTACCCTCTGGCAGATCGTAAAAAACATCAGGAATGCTGAGAAGATAAGAAAGCCTGTTTTTCTTGATTTCATCATCATCGTTTGTCTCCCGGATCTGATTTTTTGTTTGAGAGGACTTTAAAGACTACAGCCGGTGCTAAAGTTATTCCGGCTCCGATATAACAACCTTTGGAAATATTGTAAAGCACAGTAGCTCTGTTGCTGTACCCCTGAGCCTCAGCATGAGTGCTGCTTACCTTAACCTTCTGATCAACAGAATACCCTGCAACAGTAAAAATCACACCTGCTGCAGCCAAAACCGCGGTCTGACCAAAAAACCAGTTCGAACCTGTTCTGTATCCTTTCTGCTCCATTCGCCTTACCCATGGTTTAGGGCAAATAAGAGTAAACGGAGTGTCGGGAAATACTTGTGCCGATAAATCTGAATACTTTACAGAAACATTCCCCGGATCTGAAAAGGTAACGTTTTCTATAACCATCGAATCACAGATTCCCTCCGAGGAAATGCCGGTTTCTGAACCTGAAATTTTAACGTTTTTAAGAGTAAGCTTTCCTGTTTTTCCTACTTTGATACCTTTCCAGAGGATCCGTGTGGTCCTTGGAGCAATGTACATTTCATTGATATCAATTATCGAAAGAAGAGCGGGAGATTCGGTTGTACCGGTGATTTCCACAGCACCTTCAATAAGCATCGATGCACCGGGTTCAAAGAATATCTTTATCCCCTGTGGAACTTTCAGACCTGTTCCCTGTGGAACAACCACTTTATTAAGCACGATCCAGGTCTGACTTCTGATACCCGACAGTGAGCGCAATGTGTCTGGTAAAACAGAATATAGCTTTTTATCATAGTGCTGTGTCACCAGTATTTTTCGATCAATAATCTCTGGTTCCACGCTCTGCCATTTGTCAGCATCCTGCCCATTTACCTGTGTTGAATAATTCAGGATAAATGATATAAATAGAAATATAAATCCGGAGAATAGTTTTTTTACGCTCATTCTAAAAAGTTCTTCTGGAATAGGAGTAATTCTCATTTTCAAGGCTGAGTAGTGAAATTATATTAATTAACCTTAGAGAACAAGGAATTTGCATTGATTGATAAAGAATCTGATCAGGGAAAAAGCCTCCTGAACACCGGAATATCCGACACATCATCTCTGCCCCGGCTCGGTGAAATAATCGGTAACTGCAGAATCACCTCCATTCTGGGTGAAGGCGGTATCGGGATCGTCTATAAGGGTTTTGAAGTCGACATCGAGATGGAACGCGCAATCAAGGTGCTCAAACCCGGTGCTGACGAGATCCTGAGGAAGCAGTTTGAGGTGGAGGCAAAGGTAACCGCCAGACTCGATCATCCAAACATCATCAAAGTCCATGGCGGAGGTATCTGGGACGGCAGATTACCGTTTATTCAGATGGAATACATCGACGGAAAATCTCTCAGGGCAATTCTCAATGAATATCCCTCGCTTCCTCCTGCTGTATGCCTTTCTATAATTTCCGTGATCGCCTCAGCCCTTGATTATGCATACGGAAAATCCTTCTCCATCTGGGGCAATTCCTCGGAAAAACTGGTTCATCTTGACCTTAAGCCGGAAAATCTCCTTCTGACCGGGGATGGAATTCTGAAAGTGATGGACTTCGGACTGGCACAGCTTGGAGAGGAGCGATACAGGCTCGATTATGGTACTCCGTATTACATGAGTCCGGAACAGCACGACCAGCAGAAGGTAGACTGCAGAAGCGATATCTATACCCTGGGTATTATTCTTTACGAGATGCTATGCGGAGTAAGACCATTCAAAGGTGAACTGGAATCGATGATCTCCTCAAAGATGTCCGGTGAAATGACTCCAATCAGCGAACTGGCCGGTGGATTGCCTGAAAAAGTCTATAAGATTGTTGATAAATGCCTGATGTTTGACAGGGAAAACAGGTACGATACACATGAATCTCTTCGTCGTGACATAGACAGTGCGCTTTCCGAAATTGCCTTTCTTTCCCCTCAGGAACTGATCAGAAGGTTTATGGATAACCCGGATGACTTCGATGCTACAATCTGCATCCCCACAATAAATCTTCCACAGCATCCTGTACACAGGTACATTCCAGTATCTCTGGCAGTAATAGCTCTGATAGCTGTCGGGTATTTTGCTTTTCGATTTTTCCACTCTCCGGAAAGTAAACAAGATGAGTCTGCGGCTCTGATCGGAAAAATGAGTGACAGCGCGACAGTATCAGTGATAGATTCAATCGAGCCGCCACTGAAGGAAGTCAGTCAAAAGACTAAAGCAGCCATCCCGGCAATAAAGACCAGTTTACCATCTGTGAACCAGGAACAGCCCAGGTCTGTTCTTCAGGAGGCAATTGACGCATTTAAGGAGAAAAACTATACGGCTGTGATAGTGAGTATCAACTCCACAGGGCTCGATAATCTGACCGGGGCTACACGGGACAGTGCAGTAGTGCTCCTGGCAGATGCCTTCTATCATGCCAGATATATCCGTGAAATAATCGAATTGAGCAGCAAATACGATGTAAATGATGTACGTTTCTACTCTGATGTCTCCCTTGCTTATGAATTAGCGCCTGATTTCAGCACTGCGGCACACTACATGGAAAAAGCGATTCTTGCGCCTTCTATAATATGGAGACAGCCCAGGGCAGAGATTCTGTTAAGAAGGGCACAGTTTTACAAACGTCGCTTTGAGGCGTTACAGGATGAAACAAGCAGGGCCAGCATGATCGAAGCGTACAGCAGATTCCTGAATGAGGGATGTCAGCGACCAGGGAAAGAATGTAATGAGGCAAAGGCTTTTCTGGAAGCTTTAAGGAGTTGAATCAAGTACCTCTATTCCTTTTTTTGTAATAACCCTCATATCCCCTCTTCTCTCAGTCACTCCTTCCTTGTCGTAAATTGATAACAGGAGAAGACAGAGCTTGCGGTTTGCACTTATCAGATCTCTGAATGCAGCCACAGTGAGACCTTCCGGGGTCTCTTTAAGTTTGCGCAACAGAGTAATCCGTGAGGAATCTACAATCGAGGAGTGGATAAGATCCGATTCCGCTTTATATAATAAACCGGCTGAAATCAGATGTTGAATAATCTGTCTGAGCAGATGATTATCCAGACCATTTCTCCTGGCATGCAGCTCGAGTTCCGAAAGAAGAGGCGTTTTCAGACCACAGTCTTTAAAGAATCTCTCTACAATATCGATCTCCCGGACATAAAGCCCTGATGCTGCATGATGACCATGAAGGCTCCACCGATGTCCCTCTTTTCTTAATTTCTTCTGGTTAACCATCCGCGCCAGAATTGCCCCAAGAATATCTTTCCCATCCTGGCCTTGACAAACAGGGAGTATCCCCTGGAGTTCCTCAAGAGCAGGTCCTGAGGAAGCGAGCGGGTTCTTTTTGTGATAATCAGCAATTCCCCTGATAATCCTGCTGCAGGTACTATCGAGATCAGCTTCGTCAATCAGATAGAGATCTTTTTCCCCCTGAAGACGGATAACACATGAGAGTTCAGTTGAAACAATCTCTGCGGAAGAGATATTCAACCGCTCCACAAGAGATTTCAGAGAGATTCCACCCGGGTTTTTCTTCACTTCAGAAGTAATCAGTTCCGGTAATTTCCCGGTTGAAAGTTTCTTCAATCTCTCAATCAGTTGTGAAGAACGTCTTCTGTGATGAAGCGGCGAGGCATCGATTATCTCTCCTCCGCCCAGAGTAGTATCACACGATGAACTACGCAGCACAAAACGATCCCCGATCTGAGCAGTACAGGGTTCTTCAAGATGAATCTGGACTATAGCACATTCCCCCGCACGAATCGATTGCTTATCAAGAAGATGAATTCTGGCCTGTGACTCGAAAGTCCCCAGGAGAAAAACGGCTCGTGACCACAACTTGAGAGTTTTCCCAGATTCAAAAAGGTTGAAGTTTGCATCCAGAAGCATTGATGAGCGCAGAAGACGGTCAGAAACCAGCATGCCTCTGGCAGTCTCCTCACGGGATACACCTGAAAGATTCAGTGATGCCCTGTCACCGGCAGTCACCTCCTCCACTTCATTGCCATAGCGCTCCAATCGCCGCAGTTTCAGTTCCCTGCCCCGGGGAAGAAGGTATACCGTGGAGCCAGCCTTCACAGTGCCGCCAATAACTGAACCGGTAGCCACAGTGCCGTATCCACTGACACTGAACACCCGGTCTATGAACATCCTGAAAACCTCACTACCGGCACGTACTCTGACTTCCGAAGCCGCTCTTGCTATGGCACCTTTCAGCTCATCAATACCTTCGCCGGTTTTTGAGGAGACCTTTACAATGGGTGCATTCTCCAGAAATGTACCTTTGACCAGTTCACGAATTTCAGTCTCTGCCATATCGGAAACTTCAGGATCAGCCAGATCGATCCTGGAGATCACAATGATACCGCTGCGCACTCCCAGTATCTGCATTATTCTCAGATGCTCCCTGGTCTGGGGCATCACTCCACTGTCTGCTGCGACAAGGAGAAGTGCTATATCGATTCCGCTTGCCCCGGCCACCATCGTATGCACAAAATCCCTGTGCCCCGGAACATCGACTATGCCAATTGTATCACCTGATGGAAGCTTAAGGGATGTAAACCCCAGGTTTATGGTAATCCCCCGGCGTTTCTCCTCTTTGTGAGTATCGCATTCAATTCCGGTAAGTGCTTTAACAAGAGCAGTTTTTCCGTGATCAACGTGCCCGGCAGTACCCAGGATGAGATGTTTCATTGAAGCGCGCCTCTCACACAGTCAACTGTCGCCTCGACAATGACCGGCAGATCTTTACCTGACAGGGCAAAAACATCGAAAACTATCCGCCCCTCCCTCAGGATACCAAGCACAGGCAGATCCCTTTTCAGCAGATTATGGAATACCGATTCGGCGAAAGCCTCTCTGTCCTTAACAGGTGAGATAAGCGTCACTGCGTAGCTGGGGATCTTCAGGTCAGGAAGAGTACCGCCTCCGCATTGACCTGTGCTCTCTGAGATTTCGGAGGCAATCTGTCTTTTTGCCAGCTCATCTTTTAAAGTAACTGCGATTTCCCGTTTTTCTTCATCTTTACGATGCAGGAAATAGAACACAGGGTTGTTTTCGACAAGGCTTTTATCACTGAGATAACTTCTGCAGGCTTGAGAGAGTGCTGCTATTGTAAGTTTCCCCACACGCAAAGCTCTCATCAGAGGGGCACGTGAAAGTGCAGAAACAAGCTCCCTTCGCCCGGCAATTATACCGGCCTGCGGTCCTCCCAGCAGCTTGTCACCTGAAAACATGACAAGTTCAGCACCGTCATTGATAGCGCTCTGCACATTTGGCTCATTTTCAAAGCCCTTGAGGTCAGGTTTGCGAAGCAGTCCTGAACCAATATCGTAGAAAAGTGGAATCTGATACGATCGGGCAAGAATGGAAAGCTCCCTCACCGATACTTCCTCTGTAAAGCCCTCGATCGTATAGTTCGACTTGTGAGCCTTGAATATGGCCGCGGTGGCCGGATTTATCGCCTGTTCATAATCTGAAAGCCGGGTGCGGTTTGTAGTCCCCACCTCGATCATCTTTGCCCCTGAGGCAGCCATTATTTCCGGAATCCTGAATGCCCCTCCGATTTCAATCAATTCCCCTCTGGAAATAATCACCTCTTTACCGGAAGCAAAAGTACTGAGGGCAAGAATTATTCCTGCGGCGTTGTTATTTACAATTATTATACCTTCGGCACCGGTAAGATAGGTCAGGAACTCGGAAAGATGTTCTGTACGATGGCCTCTGGAGGCGCTCTGAAGGTCGAATTCCAGATTGGAGTACCCGCTTATCACCGGTATCATTCCTTCCACTACTGCATCACCAAGGGGTGCCCGGCCAAGATTTGTATGAAGCAGAATTCCTGTGGCGTTAATTACAGGTTTCAGTGAGGGTTCACAGATAGCTTTTACAATATCACCGGCTGAGTGCGAGATGCCTTCGGGCGATAGATCTATCTTATTCTCCCCGGCTTCCATAGAGATTCTTGCGTTCTGCAGTGCCCGGCGGACAGCATAAGTCACAATTGCACGACCGTGGCGCTCAATAAGCTCCTCTGAAATTCCGGTATGAAGTACTTTGTCAACACTTGGCAACTGTCGGAAGTTCTTTTCTGGATTCATTTGGATATTTCTCTTGAGGTATTTTGGCGGAGAGAGCAGGAATCGAACCTGCCACAGACGGTGTTATCCGCCCGCTACTGGTTTTGAAGACCAGCCGGAACACCAGTTCCAACCTCTCTATTTAAAAAAATAAGTTATTTCAGCAGTGTCCGGTTACTTAACTGAATCATTAAATCTACCGCCCACTGCTGAAGTTCTTTATATACGGAGGGAAGATGATTTTATTACATGTCCCAGCCAGCACCTGAATTCTACTTGAAATCAAAATTAATTATATCCATACCCCGCCTGCATATCTCAATCCCGTAATCTGTCCAGATACCCTGTCCCCAGTACCTGTAACAACTGGTCTGAGATGAAAGCAGATGGAAGAGTGCGTTTCTGTACCTGTGTTCTCTTGTATCAGGGTTTCTGCTCAGGACCTTCTGGTTGAAAAGAGAACTGAGCTTGAGCATCGGATCAAGCACGTTTTCATACCCATTTACCCACGAAATATTGTTGGTCCAGCTTCCGCCATCCATGTGAAAACGATGATCTTCCTTCTTGAGAGTCTCAATAGTTTTAGCAAGTTTGTCCGGGCCGGTACCAGGAGTGAACCTATCCCAAATTGCTTTTTGGAAAATCGGCTGTACAACCGGGAAATCAGACTCTTTGATTCCAAGAGCGAAGAGATGTTCGAGGTATTCTGTGACATTCATAAGTACGGTTTCGGAGCCGTTGCATTCGTTTACAACCTCAGCATACTTCGCCGGGAACTCATTCATCATAACCCCGCCATTTTCTCCATCCGCAATCTGAGTCACCAAAGGCGGCACCTGTTTTCCCGCAAGTTCCCACCTGTTAAGCGACTTGGCCTCATAGTATGGCTGCATCTGAGCGACCAGTTTAGTATCACTTCCCTGAGTCTTTATAATCGCAATTATGGATACCTCATCACCTTCGGAATTCCTGCAGACAAGTCTGTGAGGAAGATGCTTCAACTGCGGTCCATAGCCATCAAGCGGATTCTCAATTGTATGCTCCTGCACAAGAAGCCATTTATATCCGCACTCCCTGAGTGTCTTGACAAATTCATAGGCGACATCAGGGTGGTTTGGAAGAGCCATCTCTGAAGGAGAAAATCCTCGTACCCTCTCAAGTGCCTCAGGTCCAAACATCGCTGCAAAATGATGCTGCCATGCAAGAACGTGAAGCTTGTAATCCTGAACTGGCGTCGACGGGGCAACAGCATGCCCCCAGGGAGCACCCAGCCACTCCACATAATTGCGGTAATTGTGATCCATTGTAATTCTCTTAAGATTATCGATCACATCACCAAGCCCCATCTGCTGAAAACCCCACAGAAGTGTCCCGGAATACTCAAGCATAACCCTGGGTTGTTTTCCCTCTCCCACATACTGGGGAATAAAATCACCCATCCGCTTATAACACCACTGGAACACTGGAGCATTATGATTGTCTCCTATCCCCTGGTTGTTCATCATGTGCTGAAGATTACTGATAATAGCAGCGGTTCTGAGATCCCCTCCCCCGGCAGGAATAAGAGGCTGGTGCATGTGAAGAGCGATGGCACAGGCACTCTTTATACGCTGAAAAGAAATTCTGCTGTCATTAAGGAACACTGGTTTATCGGCTGCTGAGTTGACCAGTTCCTTCAGATTACCCTCCAGCCCACAAATATTGGGCAATCCATCTATCTGATCAGGAAAATTTCCTATCGGTTTCATTCCATACCCCTTGAATTGTTAATAATTTTAAATTGATGGGAACAGCCTGCCGGCGTCTCAGGAAACCAGCAGGTTTTGAAGAAAAATTATAACATCATAGCAGTTGTAATTTCAGTAACAAAATAAGACTTCTGTATCTGATTACAAATGTAACTGTCTCTCAGGCATGACTTTCCAACGGCTGCATTTTCTCCATATCCTTCATCAAGCCCTCTGCTTCATCCAGGTCCTGATGACACTTATAGACCCATGCTTCACCCCAGAAAAAATTACAGCTTGTCTGCGCCCTCAGGATATGCCAGTAGATTTCATTTGCAGCCTCCGGAGATAAGCTTGCCTTTAAATCATGATATCGACCACTTACCTCCGCTACTCGCTTTAGAGCATCTTTTTGCGCCTGAGAACCAGTCCACTGCACAAAATCTTTCCCATTGTGCCACCCTGTGTTCCAGGCAGCGGTCTTTACATTAACCCTCTTTGACGCTCCGAATTGGTTGAGGTAATCATTGATGAATACCGGAGAGATCGGTGAAGTGCCGTTTTTCACATTTTCCAGCAGATCCATATAGAAGTAATTCCAGAAATTACTCTGTTTATTGGTGTTTCTAAACCATCCTCCGTTGTCACCATCAGTACAGGTAGTCACCAGAGGAGGAAAATCACACCATTTTGTCCGCTCCTTTACCTCTTTTTCAAACCAGCCCAGATCCATTCCCGAAAGCTGCGCATCAGAAAGCTCTCTATCCCTTACTATTACAATGATTTCATCATCACCATATCTGGCAAAATGAGGACGGTAGCGGGTCTCCTGCCACGACATCTCATCAAGCGGCTCCACATTCTCACTATCTACAAAAACATACCTGTATCCAAGTCTGCGCAGCATGGGAATCATCTCCATGCAAAATCCCATTTCAGGAGGCCAGAATCCAGGAAATTCCAGTCGCCAGAAAAGATGACGGGCGATACCCTGCCAGCGAATGCAGTGTTCCTCTCTGTCCTGTGAAGGAACAAGAGGCAAAACAGGATGATAATAACCGGTCCCCAGGATTTCGATGATTCTGGTGTTCTGATAATGCCAAAGCATCTTTCCACATTTCACCACACCATAAACCCTGCTCTGAAAACCCGGTGAGGAGAGGGTTTCCAGGAGAGTGCCGGAGAGTGAGAGATGGACTCTGGCAATCTCCTCATAGTTCCATAATGTCCTTGGAACCCTGTCCAGTGTCCACAGTATTTCCTTTGCTTCCCACTCGTTTTCTGCAAGCAATCCTTCCAGATTCTCTGATGGCTGGTGAAAATTCAATACTAAAGCGTGATGAATCTTATCAGGCATCATGCCCCCCTATAATCATGAATGCAAAACTTTTTACCAGTCTGTAAGAATCGAAATGTGAGAAAAATGAGAAGAAGAAGCTCCGGATTGTCATCCTGTATTTAAATACAATATACCTCTCTGAAAATCAAGCACTCTGTACATTATTTAGGGTTAAATTCTGATTCACCTCACAGGTGAATCGGTGACTTAAAGGCTTAAGTCAATGTTTCATCTCAGAGGTAATTTGATGAAAACCGATCCCAGCCCCAGACAACCTGAATACTGGAACGAAGAATGCTTGTAAATATTCCAGCCTTAATTATCCCGGATTGTGAAAATTCCTTGATTTCATACAAAAAAAGATATTAATTATTCTTATTTGTATCTGAATTGTCTGCACTTAAACCATAGAGAAAAAGACACAGAGTCTGATATGTTCCATACCTGTATTGTCCTGTTTAAAAGCAGTTATCATTGACAGTAATCAATTCATTACCCTTTCAGATCTTCTGAAAACAGGAATAAATAACTTGCAAACAAAAAACATAAATGATAGAATGATAATTTATAAAAATCTTTAAGAAGGGCTTAATGGGAAAGAGATTGGAAATAGTTATTGTTGATGATGAAGTTCAGATCACTGAGCTGTTGAAGACTTTTGTGCAGTGTGCGACTACAAACAGCAATATCCATACTTTTAACGATTCCATGGAAGCCAAGTATTTTCTTTCAAAAAACAAGATAGATGTCCTGATTACCGACTACAAAATGCCCAAATGCAATGGAATCCAGTTAATGGAGGGATTGGGACCAGATGTTAAGAAAATCCTGATTTCAGGTTATGTGACTGAAATTGCAGAAGAAAAACTTCAGGCAATGGATGCTGTTTTTTTCGAAAAACCTGTTCCAATGAAAGCACTGGGCCAAATCGTACACGAACAGGAACAAAGAATTTCCTGACAATCTCCGCTCAAACTCTGTTCTGCAATCCACGGATTCTGTCAAATGTAACAGATTCTCTGGAGGAATGTAAATTTTAAGAGCTGAATCAATAATTTACATCTCAGTATTTTCCCCTGATATGAGGAGGTATTCACTTGGAGGCAATCCTGACCTATATCACTACCAAAGACAAACAACAGGCCCGTCTCATAGGCAAAACTCTTGTAGAGGAGCGGCTCGCTGCTTGTGTCAATATTATCGACGGGATGCAATCAATTTATTGGTGGGAAGGTGCCATAAGCGAGGACAATGAGGCAATCCTTATCGCCAAAACAAGAAACAGTCTTCTTGAGAAACTGACCAACAGAGTAAAATCACTCCATACTTACACCTGCCCCTGTATAATTGCCATTCCAATCTCCGGAGGAAACAGGGATTACCTAGGGTGGATAAAAGAGACCACTGATTAACCTGATCAATCTGAAATAGTCTTGAACTGTGGTTCCTGTGATTAAGATGATTGGGATGATTTCTGGATGGATTCCTGCTTGCGCCAGGAAGGACGTGAGGGAAAATGTTCTGTTGTAAATAGTGCCTGTCACCTCCAGGTGTCATGTCTGTGAAAACAGGCATCCAGGCCAAGACCACTGATTAACCTGATTGTCCTGATCAATCTGAAACAGTCTTGAACTGTTATTCCTACTCATTTGTCCTTCTCTCCTCTCCGCACCTCTGCGTGAAAATCAATAAGACAATCAGAGAAAAGATTTGTTTTCCATAATCGTATTCACCATTCGATTCCGACCAAACCCGATCCAGACGACATACAATGGTCATTTAGAATACAATTTACCCTTTAGTCAACTGAAATAAATACTGCTGAATATGAAACAAATAAATATGAAGAAATTGATTCCTGCTTTTATTATCA
This window contains:
- a CDS encoding serine/threonine protein kinase: MIDKESDQGKSLLNTGISDTSSLPRLGEIIGNCRITSILGEGGIGIVYKGFEVDIEMERAIKVLKPGADEILRKQFEVEAKVTARLDHPNIIKVHGGGIWDGRLPFIQMEYIDGKSLRAILNEYPSLPPAVCLSIISVIASALDYAYGKSFSIWGNSSEKLVHLDLKPENLLLTGDGILKVMDFGLAQLGEERYRLDYGTPYYMSPEQHDQQKVDCRSDIYTLGIILYEMLCGVRPFKGELESMISSKMSGEMTPISELAGGLPEKVYKIVDKCLMFDRENRYDTHESLRRDIDSALSEIAFLSPQELIRRFMDNPDDFDATICIPTINLPQHPVHRYIPVSLAVIALIAVGYFAFRFFHSPESKQDESAALIGKMSDSATVSVIDSIEPPLKEVSQKTKAAIPAIKTSLPSVNQEQPRSVLQEAIDAFKEKNYTAVIVSINSTGLDNLTGATRDSAVVLLADAFYHARYIREIIELSSKYDVNDVRFYSDVSLAYELAPDFSTAAHYMEKAILAPSIIWRQPRAEILLRRAQFYKRRFEALQDETSRASMIEAYSRFLNEGCQRPGKECNEAKAFLEALRS
- the selB gene encoding selenocysteine-specific translation elongation factor, encoding MKHLILGTAGHVDHGKTALVKALTGIECDTHKEEKRRGITINLGFTSLKLPSGDTIGIVDVPGHRDFVHTMVAGASGIDIALLLVAADSGVMPQTREHLRIMQILGVRSGIIVISRIDLADPEVSDMAETEIRELVKGTFLENAPIVKVSSKTGEGIDELKGAIARAASEVRVRAGSEVFRMFIDRVFSVSGYGTVATGSVIGGTVKAGSTVYLLPRGRELKLRRLERYGNEVEEVTAGDRASLNLSGVSREETARGMLVSDRLLRSSMLLDANFNLFESGKTLKLWSRAVFLLGTFESQARIHLLDKQSIRAGECAIVQIHLEEPCTAQIGDRFVLRSSSCDTTLGGGEIIDASPLHHRRRSSQLIERLKKLSTGKLPELITSEVKKNPGGISLKSLVERLNISSAEIVSTELSCVIRLQGEKDLYLIDEADLDSTCSRIIRGIADYHKKNPLASSGPALEELQGILPVCQGQDGKDILGAILARMVNQKKLRKEGHRWSLHGHHAASGLYVREIDIVERFFKDCGLKTPLLSELELHARRNGLDNHLLRQIIQHLISAGLLYKAESDLIHSSIVDSSRITLLRKLKETPEGLTVAAFRDLISANRKLCLLLLSIYDKEGVTERRGDMRVITKKGIEVLDSTP
- the selA gene encoding L-seryl-tRNA(Sec) selenium transferase, with product MNPEKNFRQLPSVDKVLHTGISEELIERHGRAIVTYAVRRALQNARISMEAGENKIDLSPEGISHSAGDIVKAICEPSLKPVINATGILLHTNLGRAPLGDAVVEGMIPVISGYSNLEFDLQSASRGHRTEHLSEFLTYLTGAEGIIIVNNNAAGIILALSTFASGKEVIISRGELIEIGGAFRIPEIMAASGAKMIEVGTTNRTRLSDYEQAINPATAAIFKAHKSNYTIEGFTEEVSVRELSILARSYQIPLFYDIGSGLLRKPDLKGFENEPNVQSAINDGAELVMFSGDKLLGGPQAGIIAGRRELVSALSRAPLMRALRVGKLTIAALSQACRSYLSDKSLVENNPVFYFLHRKDEEKREIAVTLKDELAKRQIASEISESTGQCGGGTLPDLKIPSYAVTLISPVKDREAFAESVFHNLLKRDLPVLGILREGRIVFDVFALSGKDLPVIVEATVDCVRGALQ
- a CDS encoding glycosyl hydrolase family 57, encoding MGNFPDQIDGLPNICGLEGNLKELVNSAADKPVFLNDSRISFQRIKSACAIALHMHQPLIPAGGGDLRTAAIISNLQHMMNNQGIGDNHNAPVFQWCYKRMGDFIPQYVGEGKQPRVMLEYSGTLLWGFQQMGLGDVIDNLKRITMDHNYRNYVEWLGAPWGHAVAPSTPVQDYKLHVLAWQHHFAAMFGPEALERVRGFSPSEMALPNHPDVAYEFVKTLRECGYKWLLVQEHTIENPLDGYGPQLKHLPHRLVCRNSEGDEVSIIAIIKTQGSDTKLVAQMQPYYEAKSLNRWELAGKQVPPLVTQIADGENGGVMMNEFPAKYAEVVNECNGSETVLMNVTEYLEHLFALGIKESDFPVVQPIFQKAIWDRFTPGTGPDKLAKTIETLKKEDHRFHMDGGSWTNNISWVNGYENVLDPMLKLSSLFNQKVLSRNPDTREHRYRNALFHLLSSQTSCYRYWGQGIWTDYGIEICRRGMDIINFDFK